The genomic window GATGCCTCAGCTAGCGGATACAGGCGAAAAGTTAGTTGACTAATAAAGCCTAATGTGCCATACGACCCAGTAAGCAACTTCATCAAGTCATATCCGGCAACATTTTTAACTACTCTTCCGCCAGCTTTGGCGACTTGTCCATCAGCACGGACAAAGGTAATACCTAGTAACTGGTCGCGCACACTACCATAACGTTGCCGCAGAGAACCTGTATCACCTGTAGCAACAATACCGCCAATGGTTGCTAATTCTGGTGCTGTGGGGTCAAGGGCAAGAAATTGCCGCGACTTTGCCAAAAGTGCTTGGAGATTAGAGAATTTCATCCCAGCTTCTACCGTGATTGTCAAATCGCCAACAGCGTGTTCAATCAGTTGGTTGAGCCGCTCTGTACTGACTACAACATCAATCCCCTTGGCTAAACCACCCCAGTTGAGTTTACTACTATTACCACAGGGGAGGACGCGCCAGTTGTTACTGTGAGCTGTGGCAATGACTGCTGCTAGCTGTTGTTGGCTGCGGGGATAGACGATACAACTGGGAGGATTTCCAGAAGCGATCGCCTGTTGGATACGTTTTTGCTGACCTAGTTCGATGTTTTCCCAAAGGCAAACAGCATTTTCTTCGCCGACGATAGATGCAAAATAAGAAGCGTAGACGCCTTGCGGCTTGTCGTTAGACATCGCTTTGATTCAGTATTATTTTTATTTACGCCCTACATCTAATTTACTGGCTAACCTGACTAAAAAAGCGCATTGCCATTAATATAGCGGTTCTCGACCCAGTGAAGGTACAATTTTGACCTCTCTCCAAACCTCTCTTCTAAAAGGAGAGAAGCTTTGAATTTTCCCCCTTCCCGAAGCGGGAAGGGGGTTAGGGGGTTAGGTCTGTTTCCATAGGTCTTTTTTATCGGCGTGTTTGACCAACCTAAGCGATCGCCCGCGATCAAATCTCCAGTTGGCAAAATGAAGCGCTTGAGGTTTATCAAGATTTTAGTGCTGACTATAAACTTTAATTTCTTTACACCTAACTACTTAGCATTTTCAAAATTTTAAGCCAGAACCACTGCTGGTTGTTGCCAGCGTCCCACCGCCTTACCAATCACTGATAATTCTTGCATCAAGTTATCGAAACGGTCTGGTGTCAGAGATTGGGGCCCATCAGATAAGGCTTTGGCAGGGTTGGGGTGAACCTCTATCATCAGGGAATCGGTGCCAGCTGCGATCGCAGCCATTGCCATTGAAGGCACAAACTCAGACCAACCTACGCCGTGGCTAGGGTCAATCATAATTGGCAGGTGAGTCAGCTTTCGCAACACTGGCACTACCGATAAATCCAGCGTATTTCGCGTATACTGGCGGTCAAAGGTGCGTATTCCCCTTTCACACAAGATTACATTCGGATTGCCAGATGCCAAAACATACTCGGCTGCCATCAACCAATCTTCAATAGTAGCTGCCATTCCCCGCTTCAAGAGAACTGGTTTCGCCTGCGCTCCCACTTTTTTGAGCAAAGAGAAA from Nostoc sp. UHCC 0926 includes these protein-coding regions:
- a CDS encoding FAD-binding oxidoreductase — its product is MSNDKPQGVYASYFASIVGEENAVCLWENIELGQQKRIQQAIASGNPPSCIVYPRSQQQLAAVIATAHSNNWRVLPCGNSSKLNWGGLAKGIDVVVSTERLNQLIEHAVGDLTITVEAGMKFSNLQALLAKSRQFLALDPTAPELATIGGIVATGDTGSLRQRYGSVRDQLLGITFVRADGQVAKAGGRVVKNVAGYDLMKLLTGSYGTLGFISQLTFRLYPLAEASGTVVLTGTAEAVSQAADILRGSALTPVQADLLSTKLVSSLGLGEGLGLIARFQSISESVKEQSNRVLEVGQKLGLDGAIYVDGDEASLWQRLQERIHYTATESVISCKIGVLPTAAVEILTQVELGLIHIGSGLGLLQLEGKNQVLKVRDRTQAHRGFLTILEAPVAVKEQIDVWGYTGNALPLMRLIKEQFDSKNILSPGRFVGGI